The Mycolicibacterium hassiacum DSM 44199 genome includes a window with the following:
- a CDS encoding acyl-CoA dehydrogenase family protein, whose amino-acid sequence MNFELTEDQELIRKSVRELVSKFDDHYWMEKDQKHEFPYEFYDAIAKGGWLGMTIPEEYGGHGLGITEATLLLEEVARSGAAMNGASAIHLSIFGMQPVVKHGSEELKARTLPRIVNGDLHVCFGVTEPTAGLDTSRITTFAKREGDYYRVSGRKVWISKALESEKILLLTRTTPYEAVKKKTDGMTLFLTDLDRDRVEIRPIKKMGRNAVDSNELFIDDLMVPVEDRVGEEGKGFTYILDGLNPERMLIAAEALGIGRVALDKAVKYGNERVVFNRPIGMNQGLQFPLADALARLDAAELVLRKATWLYDNGKPCGREANTAKYLCADAGFAAADRALQLHGGMGYSEEYAVARYFREARLMKIAPVSQEMVLNFLGEHVLGMPRSY is encoded by the coding sequence ATGAATTTCGAGCTGACCGAGGATCAGGAACTGATTCGCAAGTCGGTGCGCGAACTGGTCAGCAAGTTCGACGACCACTACTGGATGGAGAAGGACCAGAAGCACGAATTCCCGTACGAGTTCTACGACGCCATCGCCAAGGGCGGGTGGCTCGGGATGACCATCCCGGAGGAGTACGGGGGCCACGGGCTGGGCATCACCGAGGCCACGCTGCTGCTGGAGGAGGTCGCGCGATCCGGCGCGGCGATGAACGGCGCCAGCGCCATCCACCTGTCCATATTCGGCATGCAGCCCGTCGTCAAACACGGTTCCGAGGAGCTCAAGGCCCGCACCCTGCCCCGGATCGTCAACGGCGACCTGCATGTCTGCTTCGGCGTCACCGAACCCACCGCCGGCCTCGACACCTCCCGGATCACCACCTTCGCCAAGCGCGAGGGCGACTACTACCGCGTCTCCGGTCGCAAGGTCTGGATCTCCAAGGCGCTGGAGTCGGAGAAGATCCTGCTGCTGACCCGCACCACCCCCTACGAGGCGGTGAAGAAGAAGACCGACGGGATGACGCTGTTCCTGACCGACCTGGACCGGGACCGGGTCGAGATCCGGCCGATCAAGAAGATGGGCCGCAACGCGGTCGACTCCAACGAGCTGTTCATCGACGACCTGATGGTGCCGGTGGAGGACCGTGTCGGCGAGGAGGGCAAGGGCTTCACCTACATCCTCGACGGGCTCAACCCCGAACGCATGCTCATCGCGGCCGAGGCGCTGGGCATCGGACGGGTCGCGCTGGACAAGGCGGTCAAGTACGGCAACGAACGTGTCGTGTTCAACCGGCCGATCGGCATGAACCAGGGGCTGCAGTTCCCGCTGGCCGACGCGTTGGCCCGGCTGGACGCCGCCGAACTCGTACTGCGCAAGGCGACCTGGCTCTACGACAACGGCAAACCCTGTGGGCGCGAGGCCAACACCGCCAAGTATCTCTGCGCCGACGCGGGATTCGCCGCCGCCGACCGCGCCCTGCAACTGCACGGCGGCATGGGCTACTCCGAGGAGTACGCCGTCGCCCGCTATTTCCGCGAAGCGCGGTTGATGAAGATCGCGCCGGTGAGCCAGGAAATGGTATTGAACTTCCTCGGGGAACACGTGCTGGGAATGCCAAGGAGCTACTGA